One window of the Niallia circulans genome contains the following:
- a CDS encoding xanthine dehydrogenase family protein molybdopterin-binding subunit — protein sequence MTYIGKSVFRKESLEKVTGRARYTADYLASDALHVEMVKSSYAHANIRSIEIEEAQRLDGVRAIILGDNLPLIGEEVIDRPALAVNKVRYYGEVIALVVAETIPIAKKAARLIRIEYDPLPIVNSPLQGLEENAPLLHENMLDYTKDEGIYPVEGTNIINHTKIRKGDIQAGLQEGEVKIESHFSIPLSDHAAMETRAALCEITESGIVRIVTSSQAPYMVKKIISRDFKVETGKVVVETPFVGGGYGGKASVQLEIFAFIASRAVGGRKVRLFNTREEDIAVSPVHIGLEATIQLACTEDGKLTAAKLKYVFDGGAYADKSPHLSTAGAVDCTGPYKIENVWCDALCIYTNHPYPAPYRGFSHGEVHFAFERAMDMLAKKVRMDPLRFRRINAIRPGDTTPTQVLLTSSKVGNVEKCIDRLHEMMEWEKGQLEEISPNKVRVKGIACSWKNSTIGPGVSSGAVITFNSDGSINLMSGLVEIGTGTKTVLAQILAEKMQMKVERIHVRMTVDTQTEPEHWKTVASRGTLMAGRAVMAAADDAIRQLKKMGAIVLRASEDDIEVANETVYLRDNPQKLVPFKDIVYGYTFPNGNSIGGQIIANGSYTLTGLTKLDPETGAGNPGPEWAVAAQGVEIEIDIKTFRYKILKAITVVDIGEVLNYKGVLGQIKGAMSMGIAWAGREAFYFDENGRILNLQLRTYRPLRFGEHPKYEVAIIKTPHLEAPFGARGAGEHGLIGIPAAIANALSKAVNHELVRLPLTPESIWRQTKEEVHGL from the coding sequence GTGACGTATATTGGAAAAAGTGTTTTTCGAAAAGAATCCCTCGAAAAAGTGACAGGGAGAGCAAGGTATACGGCTGATTATCTCGCTAGTGATGCTCTACATGTGGAAATGGTGAAAAGCTCTTATGCTCATGCAAATATTCGCTCCATTGAAATAGAAGAAGCACAAAGGCTAGATGGCGTACGAGCAATAATTCTCGGAGATAATCTTCCTCTAATTGGGGAGGAAGTAATTGATCGACCGGCCCTTGCAGTTAATAAAGTTCGTTATTATGGGGAAGTAATTGCGCTTGTTGTAGCGGAAACCATTCCTATTGCCAAAAAGGCAGCACGGCTTATTCGCATTGAATACGACCCTCTACCTATTGTAAATTCACCGCTTCAAGGTCTTGAAGAAAACGCACCTCTTCTTCATGAAAATATGCTTGATTATACAAAAGACGAAGGAATATACCCTGTAGAAGGAACAAATATTATTAATCATACTAAGATCAGAAAAGGGGATATTCAGGCAGGTTTGCAAGAAGGGGAAGTCAAAATAGAATCTCATTTTTCCATTCCTTTATCCGATCATGCCGCAATGGAGACAAGAGCAGCTCTTTGTGAAATTACCGAAAGCGGGATTGTTCGAATTGTAACCAGCTCTCAAGCCCCTTATATGGTGAAAAAAATTATCAGCAGGGATTTCAAGGTGGAAACAGGGAAGGTTGTGGTGGAAACCCCCTTTGTTGGTGGTGGCTATGGTGGCAAGGCATCTGTACAGCTTGAAATTTTTGCTTTTATTGCATCAAGAGCAGTCGGTGGGCGAAAAGTTCGTTTATTTAATACAAGAGAAGAAGATATTGCGGTTTCGCCAGTACATATCGGTTTAGAAGCAACCATTCAGCTCGCTTGCACAGAGGACGGAAAACTAACAGCTGCAAAACTGAAATACGTATTTGATGGGGGCGCATATGCCGATAAATCTCCACATCTTAGTACAGCTGGAGCGGTTGATTGTACAGGACCTTATAAAATAGAGAATGTTTGGTGTGATGCTTTATGTATATATACCAATCATCCATATCCTGCTCCATATAGGGGCTTCAGTCATGGAGAGGTACATTTTGCTTTTGAAAGAGCAATGGATATGCTGGCAAAAAAAGTGAGAATGGATCCTCTTCGGTTTCGCAGGATAAATGCAATCCGTCCTGGTGATACCACACCAACACAAGTGTTGTTAACAAGCAGTAAAGTTGGAAATGTTGAAAAATGCATTGATCGATTACATGAAATGATGGAATGGGAAAAAGGACAATTAGAAGAAATTTCTCCTAATAAAGTACGCGTAAAAGGAATCGCATGCAGCTGGAAAAATTCAACTATTGGTCCTGGTGTCAGTTCGGGTGCCGTTATTACCTTTAACTCCGATGGGAGCATCAATCTTATGTCAGGCTTAGTGGAAATAGGTACGGGAACAAAAACGGTCTTGGCACAAATTTTAGCAGAGAAGATGCAAATGAAGGTGGAGAGAATTCATGTAAGAATGACGGTGGATACACAAACAGAACCAGAGCATTGGAAGACAGTAGCAAGCAGGGGTACGTTAATGGCCGGTAGAGCAGTAATGGCTGCAGCAGATGATGCCATTCGCCAACTGAAAAAAATGGGAGCAATCGTATTAAGGGCTTCAGAAGATGACATAGAGGTTGCTAATGAAACGGTATATTTACGAGATAATCCGCAAAAATTAGTGCCTTTTAAAGATATTGTTTATGGTTACACCTTTCCCAATGGCAATTCTATTGGTGGGCAAATTATTGCAAATGGAAGCTATACACTTACTGGATTAACGAAATTAGACCCTGAAACTGGTGCAGGGAATCCTGGTCCTGAATGGGCAGTCGCAGCACAAGGAGTCGAAATAGAGATAGACATAAAAACATTTCGCTACAAAATCCTTAAAGCAATAACCGTTGTAGATATTGGCGAGGTATTGAACTACAAAGGAGTACTGGGACAAATTAAAGGGGCCATGAGCATGGGCATTGCTTGGGCTGGAAGGGAAGCCTTTTATTTTGATGAGAATGGGAGGATTCTTAATCTGCAATTACGAACCTATCGGCCTCTAAGGTTTGGCGAACATCCTAAATATGAGGTAGCAATAATAAAAACACCTCATTTAGAAGCGCCGTTTGGAGCAAGAGGAGCAGGCGAACATGGTTTGATCGGTATTCCTGCAGCAATAGCAAATGCACTTTCAAAAGCAGTTAATCATGAATTAGTCCGGCTGCCTTTGACTCCAGAATCCATCTGGCGGCAGACAAAGGAGGAAGTACATGGACTTTGA
- the yneA gene encoding cell division suppressor protein YneA, with product MSKLWEKYSYTIILLICGFIACIIIVVNTGEADSSKYLSVTVKNGETVWEISNEYAGSYNMSKKQFIKWVEQQNNISANNISAGKEILIPVREEDHQLMLASE from the coding sequence ATGTCTAAATTGTGGGAAAAATATTCATATACTATTATTCTTTTAATTTGTGGTTTTATAGCGTGTATAATAATTGTAGTTAATACAGGTGAAGCAGATTCTAGCAAATATTTATCGGTTACCGTGAAAAATGGGGAAACTGTCTGGGAAATATCTAATGAATATGCAGGCTCTTATAATATGTCAAAAAAGCAATTTATTAAATGGGTAGAACAACAAAATAATATCTCTGCAAATAATATTTCGGCAGGAAAAGAAATACTTATCCCAGTACGTGAAGAGGATCATCAACTAATGTTAGCATCAGAATAA
- a CDS encoding DUF896 domain-containing protein encodes MYPKNKLDRINELAKKKKETGLTLEEAKEQTKLRADYLKNFRSTMVNTIENVKILDPNGTDVTPQKIKDIQNKKKLH; translated from the coding sequence ATGTATCCTAAAAATAAACTTGATCGTATAAATGAACTCGCAAAAAAGAAAAAGGAAACTGGCTTAACGCTAGAAGAAGCAAAAGAACAAACAAAATTACGCGCAGATTATTTAAAAAATTTCCGTTCAACTATGGTAAATACAATTGAAAATGTAAAAATTCTTGATCCAAATGGAACGGATGTAACACCTCAAAAGATTAAAGATATTCAAAATAAAAAGAAATTACACTGA
- a CDS encoding YbaK/EbsC family protein gives MSLENVQAYLSKWNKEKDIRLFTTSSATVLEAAETLGVEPQRIAKTLSFRKDNNAILIVTAGDAKIDNKKFKQAFSEKPRMLSPEEVLEKTGHAIGGVCPFGLTEDLPVYMDESLKRFNTVFPACGSSNSAIELTNEELYIYGNVEEWVDVCKGWE, from the coding sequence TTGTCGTTAGAAAATGTACAAGCATATCTAAGTAAATGGAATAAAGAGAAAGATATACGACTATTTACAACTTCTAGTGCAACGGTTTTGGAGGCAGCTGAAACTTTAGGGGTAGAACCACAAAGGATAGCGAAGACATTGTCATTTCGTAAGGATAATAATGCGATATTAATTGTTACAGCAGGTGATGCTAAAATTGATAATAAAAAATTCAAACAAGCTTTTTCGGAAAAACCAAGGATGCTTTCACCAGAAGAAGTTTTAGAGAAAACTGGTCATGCTATAGGCGGTGTTTGTCCTTTTGGATTAACGGAAGATTTACCTGTCTACATGGATGAATCATTGAAGCGATTTAATACGGTCTTTCCGGCTTGCGGCAGTAGCAATTCAGCTATTGAATTAACCAATGAAGAACTTTATATATACGGAAATGTAGAGGAATGGGTGGATGTATGTAAGGGTTGGGAGTGA
- a CDS encoding (2Fe-2S)-binding protein, with amino-acid sequence MVEKEPNLLTMKLRVNGENHLVVIPPYKTLLAVLREDLFLTGSKPGCFNGDCGACTIMVDQMAMKSCLMLAIEAVGKEVITIEGLENSPLQQTFIEEFAFQCGYCTSGFIMNGHALLLNEMNPDKEKIKEWLESNICRCTSYEEIETAMLKAIERKKI; translated from the coding sequence ATGGTCGAAAAAGAACCTAATTTGCTGACGATGAAGTTACGTGTCAACGGGGAAAATCATTTAGTAGTCATTCCTCCATATAAAACCCTACTAGCAGTATTAAGGGAAGATTTATTTTTAACAGGATCTAAGCCTGGCTGTTTCAATGGAGATTGTGGCGCATGTACCATTATGGTTGATCAAATGGCGATGAAATCGTGTTTAATGCTTGCAATAGAAGCTGTTGGAAAGGAAGTAATAACTATAGAAGGATTAGAGAATAGTCCTCTTCAACAAACATTTATCGAGGAATTTGCTTTCCAATGTGGGTATTGTACATCTGGGTTTATTATGAACGGCCATGCATTGCTTCTAAATGAAATGAATCCTGATAAAGAAAAAATAAAAGAATGGCTAGAATCGAATATATGTCGCTGTACAAGTTATGAAGAGATCGAAACAGCGATGTTAAAAGCGATAGAAAGAAAAAAAATATAA
- a CDS encoding GNAT family N-acetyltransferase — MYLVQKFYDLEDFKNVMIPHLEKDEAVNGLPLGILMNANQDVKPPVMAGLYDNEQPVLMLLQTHPKQIIVAVFERILPNDLPLISKLVHESITDIPGLIGEKAIVEELAIHIASLRNLKVVLGMDQRIYQLKELKKKADHTGIFRWANKSDQAITQQWVYDFAVSINEPMEMDQAAKRAEELIDSNRLAFWEVNNQVVSMANASRPTKNNITINFVYTPKEFRKRGYASNCVAELTQRLLSSGFSSTSLYTDITNPTSNKIYMEIGYEPKIDSILLFLEK; from the coding sequence ATGTATCTAGTACAGAAGTTTTATGATTTAGAAGATTTCAAGAACGTGATGATTCCTCATTTAGAGAAAGATGAAGCGGTAAATGGATTGCCTCTTGGAATTTTAATGAACGCTAATCAAGATGTAAAGCCACCTGTAATGGCTGGCTTATATGATAATGAACAACCTGTTCTCATGTTATTGCAAACACATCCAAAACAAATCATCGTCGCAGTATTTGAGAGGATTTTGCCTAATGATTTACCACTTATTAGCAAGTTGGTACATGAAAGTATCACGGATATTCCTGGTTTAATTGGAGAGAAAGCAATTGTAGAAGAACTTGCCATTCATATTGCCTCATTACGCAACTTAAAAGTTGTTCTTGGCATGGATCAACGTATTTATCAATTGAAGGAATTAAAGAAAAAGGCAGATCATACTGGTATTTTTAGATGGGCGAATAAAAGCGATCAGGCCATCACCCAGCAATGGGTTTATGATTTCGCAGTTTCAATCAATGAGCCTATGGAAATGGACCAAGCTGCTAAACGGGCAGAAGAACTGATTGATAGTAATCGGCTAGCGTTCTGGGAAGTAAATAATCAGGTAGTCAGCATGGCTAATGCAAGCAGACCGACGAAAAATAATATAACGATAAATTTTGTTTATACACCAAAGGAATTCCGAAAAAGAGGGTATGCATCAAATTGTGTTGCAGAGCTTACACAACGATTATTATCCTCTGGATTTTCCTCTACGAGTCTTTATACGGATATAACAAATCCTACGTCCAATAAGATTTACATGGAAATTGGATATGAGCCAAAGATCGATTCTATCTTATTATTTTTGGAGAAATGA
- a CDS encoding YfiT family bacillithiol transferase: MDEKYPIGLFEWQSEITEEVLQQWLAELEEYPDKLAKAVVSLNEEQLDTPYRDGGWTIRQVVHHVADSHMNAYIRTKLTLTEKEPTIKPYEEAQWAELADSALPLSVSLQLLTSLHERWTYLLRSILFTDDRKKEFLHPENGKQSIELLMGTYAWHGRHHLAHIINLCKKMGWD; the protein is encoded by the coding sequence ATGGATGAAAAATATCCAATTGGATTATTTGAATGGCAAAGCGAAATTACCGAAGAAGTCTTACAACAGTGGCTTGCTGAATTGGAGGAATATCCTGATAAACTAGCAAAAGCAGTTGTGTCTTTAAATGAAGAACAGTTAGATACTCCATATCGGGATGGCGGCTGGACAATTCGTCAAGTGGTGCACCATGTAGCAGATAGCCATATGAATGCCTATATCAGAACAAAATTAACTTTAACAGAAAAAGAGCCGACGATTAAGCCGTATGAAGAAGCACAATGGGCAGAGCTCGCCGATTCTGCACTGCCTCTTTCTGTCTCGCTCCAATTGCTTACTTCACTTCATGAAAGATGGACGTATTTACTCCGCTCCATTCTCTTTACTGATGATAGAAAAAAAGAATTTTTACATCCTGAAAATGGTAAGCAGTCGATTGAATTATTAATGGGAACGTATGCCTGGCATGGTCGGCACCATCTTGCTCACATTATCAATTTATGTAAAAAGATGGGGTGGGATTAA
- the lexA gene encoding transcriptional repressor LexA, giving the protein MQKLSKRQLDILEYIKEEVKLKGYPPSVREIAEAVGLASSSTVHGHLARLESKGLIRRDPTKPRAIEILDLEESNIPKYNIINVPVVGKVTAGMPITAIENVEEYFPLPERLAPSDEQIFMLEVMGESMIEAGILDGDYVIVRQQHSANNGDIVVAMTEEDEATVKRFFKERDFIRLQPENSTMEPIILRNVSILGKVIGVYRHIQ; this is encoded by the coding sequence ATGCAGAAGCTTTCAAAGAGGCAATTAGACATACTAGAATACATAAAAGAAGAAGTAAAGCTAAAAGGATATCCACCTTCTGTTCGTGAAATTGCAGAAGCGGTTGGTCTTGCATCGAGTTCTACGGTACATGGCCACTTGGCAAGGTTAGAAAGTAAAGGGTTAATTCGTCGTGATCCAACGAAACCTAGAGCAATTGAAATTTTGGATTTAGAAGAAAGCAATATACCAAAATATAATATTATTAATGTGCCTGTTGTCGGTAAGGTAACAGCGGGTATGCCTATTACGGCAATTGAAAATGTAGAAGAATATTTTCCACTGCCTGAAAGACTAGCACCAAGTGATGAACAAATTTTCATGCTTGAAGTAATGGGAGAAAGTATGATTGAAGCTGGGATCTTAGATGGTGATTATGTTATTGTGAGACAGCAGCATTCAGCAAATAATGGAGATATAGTGGTGGCAATGACAGAGGAAGATGAAGCTACTGTTAAAAGATTCTTTAAAGAACGCGATTTTATCCGCCTTCAGCCAGAGAATAGCACCATGGAACCGATTATCCTACGAAATGTAAGTATTCTTGGAAAAGTAATTGGTGTATATCGTCATATTCAATAA
- a CDS encoding DUF4021 domain-containing protein, protein MKDPNVKNANFQDRLGLDEDEQEMNGLYGMAETKEEDVRHNSNSQLKQ, encoded by the coding sequence ATGAAAGATCCTAATGTAAAAAATGCGAACTTTCAAGATCGATTAGGTCTAGATGAAGATGAACAAGAAATGAATGGTTTATACGGCATGGCGGAAACAAAAGAAGAAGATGTGCGTCATAACTCAAATAGTCAATTAAAGCAATAA
- a CDS encoding FAD binding domain-containing protein: MDFEFKKTSTIGQAFAQFAKTKTENRKPAYYAGGTEILTLQRVQQLNIDVAIDIKDIPACLVHQLTEDYLVYGSCLTLTEIEEHNHFPLLTDVCKEIADRTARNKITVGGNICGAIFYREAVLPFLLTDSILVLAGKNGLRTEYIHDVFHQQLQLPDGELFVQAFIEKRYITCAYIAIKVRQQWETGYPLITIAALEIDGEIRMAFSGLCPYPFRSLILENIINNRVLSRQERINQIVNQLPGPILNDVEGSDEYRIFVLTDLLEKVIARLEGD; this comes from the coding sequence ATGGACTTTGAATTTAAGAAGACTTCTACTATCGGTCAAGCATTTGCACAGTTTGCCAAAACAAAGACGGAAAACCGAAAACCTGCTTATTATGCTGGTGGCACAGAAATCCTCACATTACAAAGAGTTCAACAGTTAAACATTGATGTAGCCATTGATATTAAAGATATTCCAGCTTGCCTTGTTCATCAGCTGACAGAAGACTATCTTGTTTATGGTTCCTGTCTCACTCTAACTGAAATAGAGGAACATAATCATTTTCCATTACTAACAGATGTCTGCAAAGAAATTGCCGATCGTACTGCGAGAAATAAAATAACAGTTGGTGGTAATATTTGCGGTGCTATTTTTTATCGAGAGGCTGTTTTACCTTTTCTTTTGACAGACAGCATTCTTGTGCTTGCTGGCAAAAATGGATTGAGAACAGAATATATTCATGATGTTTTCCATCAGCAATTACAGCTTCCAGATGGAGAATTATTTGTGCAGGCATTTATTGAAAAAAGGTACATAACTTGTGCGTACATTGCCATTAAAGTGAGGCAGCAATGGGAAACCGGTTATCCGTTAATTACCATTGCTGCCTTAGAAATAGATGGTGAAATTCGAATGGCCTTTAGTGGTTTATGCCCTTATCCGTTCCGTTCCCTCATATTAGAAAATATAATCAATAATCGAGTGCTCAGTCGGCAAGAACGAATCAATCAAATCGTAAATCAATTACCTGGACCCATTTTAAATGATGTCGAGGGATCAGATGAATACCGTATATTTGTGCTTACAGATCTTTTAGAAAAAGTAATAGCACGACTGGAGGGAGATTAA
- a CDS encoding YneB family resolvase-like protein, with product MNKEKNAIIYCRVSTDKEEQTTSLERQEEELLQLASKMGFEVKEIISERASGYDLDREGLLELLSRIKEKDISSILIQDETRLGRGNARIAILHCILKENVKVYSVSSSGELTLSEADEMVLKIVSIVEEYQRKIHNLKIKRGMRRAVENGYRPDRNLKNLGDHSGRQKIDVPIEEVVKLKQNGLTFAEITSTLKGLGYSFSKATIHRRYQDYIEQIKEK from the coding sequence ATGAATAAGGAAAAGAATGCAATTATCTATTGTCGTGTAAGTACAGATAAAGAAGAACAGACCACATCCCTTGAAAGACAGGAAGAGGAATTATTACAATTGGCAAGTAAAATGGGCTTTGAAGTAAAAGAAATCATCTCCGAAAGAGCAAGTGGATATGATTTAGATAGAGAAGGATTACTGGAACTTTTATCAAGGATAAAGGAAAAGGATATATCGTCCATTCTTATCCAAGATGAGACAAGATTAGGCAGGGGAAATGCTAGAATAGCGATTTTACATTGTATATTAAAGGAAAATGTCAAAGTTTATAGTGTTTCTTCATCAGGAGAACTTACACTTTCTGAAGCAGATGAAATGGTATTAAAAATTGTAAGTATTGTAGAAGAATATCAGCGAAAGATACATAATTTAAAGATAAAAAGAGGCATGAGAAGAGCTGTAGAAAATGGATATCGCCCTGATAGAAACTTAAAAAACTTAGGAGATCATTCAGGAAGGCAGAAGATAGATGTTCCTATTGAAGAAGTGGTGAAATTAAAGCAAAATGGGTTAACTTTTGCCGAAATAACATCTACTTTAAAAGGATTAGGATACAGCTTTTCTAAAGCTACTATTCATAGGAGATATCAAGATTATATCGAGCAAATAAAAGAAAAGTAA
- a CDS encoding CBO0543 family protein, whose amino-acid sequence MLSFILHYPSNIEIEQEKEKLTQLSIDHWLQHDFLSTNWWILFLATIIPYFIWWKLVDKNRFFEIFSYGMVCATFCMILDVIGTEFMLWSYPDKIIPIISPLIPANLVIIPITAMIVYQYFTNWKHFMLATLGWSILFSYIIEPLFMLRKMFILGEYWSHTRSFIGFIILGVILKSIFEKIKKALPN is encoded by the coding sequence ATGTTAAGTTTTATCTTACACTATCCTAGCAATATTGAAATCGAACAAGAAAAAGAAAAATTAACTCAACTTTCCATCGATCATTGGCTGCAGCATGACTTTTTGTCGACGAACTGGTGGATTCTATTTCTCGCAACCATTATTCCTTATTTTATTTGGTGGAAACTTGTAGATAAAAATCGTTTTTTTGAAATTTTTTCTTATGGGATGGTGTGTGCCACTTTTTGCATGATCCTTGATGTTATTGGTACTGAGTTTATGCTATGGAGCTATCCAGACAAAATTATCCCCATTATCAGTCCTCTCATTCCTGCTAATTTGGTCATTATTCCGATAACGGCTATGATTGTCTATCAATATTTTACAAATTGGAAACACTTTATGTTAGCGACATTAGGTTGGTCGATTCTATTCTCTTATATTATTGAACCATTATTTATGCTTCGAAAAATGTTTATATTAGGCGAGTATTGGTCCCATACAAGATCTTTTATTGGTTTTATCATACTAGGCGTTATCTTAAAAAGTATTTTTGAAAAGATAAAAAAGGCACTTCCTAATTAA
- a CDS encoding TIGR00730 family Rossman fold protein, with translation MKKIAVFCGSSTGASPIYTEEAIALGKELARRNLELVYGGSCVGLMGAIADSVVEAGGKVIGVLPDFLQEKEIAHPALSELIIVKSMHERKAKMTELADGFITLPGGAGTMEEFFEIFTWAQLGLHKKPLGILNINHYYDPLVGLINHMADAEFLQEQYRSIAIVDSNPKQLLDQFTTYTPPAIKTFIEVSQS, from the coding sequence GTGAAAAAAATTGCTGTGTTCTGTGGTTCAAGTACAGGTGCTTCGCCAATCTATACGGAGGAAGCAATTGCGTTAGGGAAGGAATTAGCAAGAAGAAATTTAGAACTTGTATATGGTGGATCATGCGTAGGTTTAATGGGAGCCATTGCAGACAGTGTGGTGGAAGCTGGTGGTAAAGTAATTGGTGTGCTTCCAGACTTTTTGCAAGAAAAAGAGATAGCACATCCAGCTTTAAGTGAGTTAATTATTGTTAAGTCCATGCATGAACGAAAAGCAAAAATGACTGAGCTTGCAGATGGCTTTATTACTCTTCCTGGCGGTGCAGGAACGATGGAAGAATTTTTTGAGATTTTTACTTGGGCACAGCTTGGATTACATAAAAAACCTTTAGGAATTTTGAATATTAATCATTATTACGATCCTCTTGTGGGATTAATTAATCATATGGCGGATGCGGAATTTTTACAAGAGCAATACCGTTCCATTGCGATAGTAGATTCTAATCCAAAACAATTACTTGATCAATTCACTACTTATACCCCGCCAGCCATTAAAACGTTCATTGAAGTAAGTCAATCGTAA
- a CDS encoding YjcZ family sporulation protein, whose amino-acid sequence MSEYGGGFGSNFALIVVLFILLIIIGASYVGGY is encoded by the coding sequence ATGTCTGAATATGGAGGCGGATTTGGAAGTAACTTTGCTTTAATCGTCGTATTATTTATTTTATTAATTATCATCGGTGCATCTTATGTAGGCGGTTATTAA